Proteins encoded in a region of the Parerythrobacter aestuarii genome:
- a CDS encoding DUF3147 family protein, with product MWSFVAKALLAGAMIAAIAEVGRRLPTAAALIASLPLVSILGMIFLWFSRPDAKNMAVHAQSTFWFVLPSLPMFLLIPLMLRQGYGFWVSLAAGCVLTVALYLAMVHFGPRLGLRL from the coding sequence ATGTGGAGTTTCGTCGCGAAGGCGCTGCTGGCCGGTGCCATGATCGCGGCGATTGCCGAAGTCGGGCGCAGGTTGCCGACAGCAGCAGCGTTGATCGCGTCGCTGCCGCTGGTCTCGATCCTGGGCATGATCTTCCTGTGGTTTTCCCGACCCGATGCCAAGAACATGGCAGTCCATGCGCAATCGACCTTCTGGTTCGTGCTGCCCAGCCTGCCGATGTTCCTCCTGATCCCGCTCATGCTGCGGCAGGGCTATGGGTTCTGGGTCTCGCTTGCGGCGGGCTGCGTGCTCACGGTCGCGCTCTACCTCGCTATGGTGCACTTCGGACCGCGGCTGGGGCTGCGGCTCTAA
- the ruvC gene encoding crossover junction endodeoxyribonuclease RuvC, with the protein MFILGLDPSLSCTGWGVIRSEGSRIAHVANGQVKTDAKAPIAERLHHLHDAIRAVIAAHAPDRAAAEEIFVNKNPQSTLKLAQARGCVLAACAAGGLSVNEHAARLVKKAVVGTGGADKAQVQAMLKVLLPGAQIAGADAADALAVAIADAHLTPSA; encoded by the coding sequence ATGTTCATCCTCGGCCTTGACCCTTCGCTCAGCTGCACGGGCTGGGGCGTGATCCGCAGCGAGGGATCGCGCATTGCGCATGTCGCCAATGGCCAGGTGAAGACCGATGCCAAGGCGCCCATTGCCGAGCGGCTACACCATTTGCACGATGCCATCCGCGCGGTGATTGCTGCGCATGCGCCCGACCGGGCGGCGGCGGAAGAGATCTTCGTCAACAAGAACCCGCAATCGACACTCAAGCTGGCGCAGGCGCGGGGCTGTGTGCTGGCGGCCTGTGCGGCAGGCGGGCTGAGCGTCAACGAGCATGCGGCGCGGCTGGTCAAAAAAGCTGTTGTCGGCACCGGCGGGGCGGACAAGGCCCAGGTACAGGCGATGTTGAAGGTGCTGCTACCCGGTGCGCAGATTGCCGGGGCGGACGCCGCCGATGCGCTGGCGGTCGCCATTGCAGATGCGCATCTGACGCCAAGCGCTTGA
- a CDS encoding ArsC family reductase, with product MTIHVYGIPNCDTIKKARKWLEAKSVDYTFHDYKKEGADAANLARWADAVGWEVLLNRRGTTFRKLSDTEKADIDRDKAIELMVVHPSMIKRPVAEHEDGERVLIGFNESEWENAWS from the coding sequence ATGACAATCCACGTTTACGGCATCCCCAATTGCGACACCATCAAGAAGGCCCGCAAGTGGCTCGAGGCGAAGAGTGTCGATTACACCTTCCACGACTACAAGAAGGAAGGCGCGGACGCCGCCAATCTCGCGCGCTGGGCCGATGCGGTGGGCTGGGAAGTGCTGCTCAACAGGCGCGGGACGACCTTTCGCAAGCTGAGCGATACCGAGAAGGCCGACATCGACCGCGACAAGGCCATCGAATTGATGGTCGTGCATCCGAGCATGATCAAGCGTCCGGTCGCCGAGCATGAGGATGGCGAGCGCGTGCTGATCGGCTTCAATGAGAGCGAGTGGGAAAACGCCTGGAGCTGA
- the pnuC gene encoding nicotinamide riboside transporter PnuC: MNTLEIIAVILGLANVGLVVRRSIWNYPFGMAMVALYMLIFWEARLYGEAVLQVFFFVVQAWGWWLWARAGGLVEAVEVSWLEWPARFGSLLAVALVTLTVGWGMARFTDAAMPYADAAITGASVVAQILLSIRRIENWILWIAINVGAIFLYIERGLQLTAGLYGAFLILATMGLIQWIRAERKSEAVA, translated from the coding sequence GTGAACACGCTGGAGATCATCGCGGTCATCCTCGGGCTGGCCAATGTCGGCCTGGTCGTGCGGCGCAGCATCTGGAACTACCCGTTCGGGATGGCGATGGTCGCGCTCTATATGCTGATCTTCTGGGAAGCGCGGCTCTATGGTGAAGCCGTCTTGCAGGTGTTTTTCTTCGTCGTGCAGGCATGGGGCTGGTGGCTGTGGGCTCGCGCAGGCGGGCTGGTCGAAGCCGTAGAAGTGAGCTGGCTCGAATGGCCGGCACGGTTCGGATCGCTGCTAGCGGTGGCGCTGGTTACGCTGACGGTCGGCTGGGGCATGGCGCGCTTCACCGATGCGGCGATGCCCTATGCCGATGCCGCGATCACCGGGGCGAGCGTGGTGGCGCAGATCCTGCTCTCCATCCGCCGGATTGAGAACTGGATCCTGTGGATCGCGATCAATGTGGGCGCGATCTTCCTCTACATCGAGCGCGGTTTGCAGCTGACTGCAGGGCTTTATGGTGCATTCCTGATCCTCGCGACGATGGGCCTGATTCAGTGGATACGGGCCGAGCGCAAGAGCGAAGCGGTCGCGTGA